In Carettochelys insculpta isolate YL-2023 chromosome 3, ASM3395843v1, whole genome shotgun sequence, the genomic stretch cagcacgaggctcagtcagcttggataggcggctctggcagcacagggctcaggcaggcaggcagctggtgtgggcagctctggtggctgggagggggctcaggcagctggcgctgcaccaggcacccacaaggggccaagaaaaaatatttgtgcttcttttaaattttaaataacttttcatGTGAAGTGTTTGTGTTATTTTTAATTCTGAATTGATATTCTTGTTAAaaggggggctgggtgatggtaaagaaaaggtcggggggcgtgagggtttctcaaaaatcaaaagggggggggcgtgatgccaaaaagtttgggaactattGCACTACAACAGTAATTCAGTGCAGACTTCAAAAGAGAAGAGCACCACCTGCTGAATCCTCACCACCAcatgctgcagcacaggggtttTCATTAGAAAACTTCCAGCCTACCCCACTAACTCCTGCTCAAGAAGACACAACTACGGGCATCACTGTAAGGCTTAGTCTATGGGCAAAGGGGCAATACTTACCCTACTGTACAAGTGATACATCCTATCTTCAGAATAACCACTAATGTCTGTTTTGCTCTTTACAAAACTGTACTGACACAATGTACAATTTATAACATCTTTCTCAAGGGCCCAAGAAAAATGAGAAGATAGATACTTTGTTACAGAATGAAATAAATGCATTAAAACTTGTAATAATACATGGATTTATCCCTTTAGATTACAGTCCTTTAGTTTCAACAGTGAACGCTCATGATTTTAATGGAGAAGTTCTTTGTTCAATCTCTGCTGACAGCCCAGCGGGAGAAGTTATACTCAGTCTGATTTGGAAATTCCATAGGCGAAAAATATTAAGGTCGCAAAGTGATGTACTCAGCTGTCAAGAAGTGCCATTTGAAAGTGCCCTGAGTGGCCTAGGgatccatcctcttcagattCTTGTTTCAAGTACCCTTTTGTGGTGGCTCGGCATGTTCCTGATCTGAGCCCCCAGCCTGAAGCTCCCAGCCGCAGACAACAAGGCATGCTTGGTAAGTGAACCTTCACTTTGGAAATCTTACAGTCCCCAGCACTGGAATTGGGCAGGTTAGGAATACAATGCAGAATCCATACTGTCTTTCTCTGAATTCACGGGGAGGAGGACAGAGTAAAGATATAGGACCTGTTGCCTCTTTTTGATTTGCACAGCTTGTCAAAATGTGGGGCCTGTGGATGTCCCAGTTGGGAATAGAAATAGATCAGTATTTCTTTGATGCAGttgtttatttacaaacaacATGCACACATCTGTGTCTCTGAATGCAGAATGCATCAAATAGCAAGAAACTGTTTCTTTGGCTCACAGCACCAAGAATGCTCTTTTCAGCTTGCATCTCTGACTGAAAAAATCTTTTCCCAGGTTTCTTCCAGGTCAGACACTAAGCAGTCTCAgttttgcatgttcttctttcctCTCACACACATCCATGCTTCTGAGTATAAACATTACATAGCAAAAATTCCTGGATATGTTTCTACACTCCTTTTGTCCTAAGTGGGTTTATACTTACAGTATGTTAACTGCAAGGTACAGTCACACCTATCAATCTCAATGAGGTTTAACTCAACCCAGAAAAAGATTTCACCCATTAACTGACCCACTCCtgctgccattgaaatcaatggcaatgtTTACATTGACCTCAGTGGAAATATGATTATTCTATTGGTGGAGGTGGTAGAAGCAGAGAAAGATTTGACCAGTGTCAGTTGTTGGTAAGAGTCTGTTTAAATGTTTGTAACATGAACCCAGATGTAATGCTATAGACACAATGTACATTTTATAACCAACTAATAAATACTAAAGCAAAATGAAAAGAGAGTCTTTATTGGACAAGATATCATATTCCAATCTTATGAAACTTTGAATGCTACCAAAATGGTATTTTCCCCTCAAAGCTGCCATGCTAACATTTTGTAAAGTATTCTGTTAGCCTGGGGCAAATTTTGTACATATGCGTTTATGAAGACTTGAAGAACAGCttgaaaagaaatgcagaaaCCTATTTTTGCAGGTACTTCAGAAGACTTCTACAATCCATTTTGAAATCCAGAGAGAATGGAATACATCCTACATGTACAGCAGCACTTGGCTTTCTCACTCTATATGTGTCCACAGCAAAATAATCCCTCCGATAAATCATGGAAACCATCCCAACGACACCGGAAAACTGGAAAGTACACCTCTGAAACATCACTGTTTGTGCTTGGAAAGGGGCTCTGCACATTCACTTTTGAACATTAACAAGTGAGAGACAGCTCTGCTTTGCTCAATTGGCAAGCAGGGATTCCAGTTTAATAAAATCATTAGAAGCTGCATGTCTTGGGGTGGTTTAACATGCTCAGTCTGCAATAGAATAACACAGTTAAATAGATCCGATGACTTTATCACTGTACCTCTTTAACCACAAACACAGGATTATGGCCATGCTTGTAGTGGCTGCCATTTACCTGGCAAGGCTTTGTCAATCCCGTCAAACTCCCTGAAGAAACAGCAGAGGGAGAAAGGTGGTGGGACGCTCATGCGACTCAAGAAGGAACCTTAGGAAACCTCTGGGCTGTTCCCTACGTCTCTGCTCCCATCTAAGTCAACAGCAAAATCCCCCGGGCTTCCCACAGGCAACTTTGCCAACGGggactcccacaccccctccaaccGCCAGGGGCCGACGGAGACGTCCGCAGAGGAGCCAGCCGCCCACCCTCTCCCAGCGGAAGTAACTCTCTGCTGGGGCCTCACGGCTCTTTCCAGCAGGTGGCCGGGCTCGACGCCGGGCTCCCCGCCCTCCCCTCAGGCTTGACCGCGGCCGTGAGCCTGCCTCGCTCGCCCGCCCCTGCAGGCGCCGGGCACTGCGAAGCGGGCGAGCGGGGGGCGGAGATGGTTGGCGGGTTCCACCGCACGCAACGGGGAGGCggcaggcagaggagggaaaCGTTCCCACGCCAGACACCCACCGATGGAGGAGACGGGCCCCGCTGCCGGAAGCGCCCCTGGGCCCACGgccccgccagcctcctccccctccctcccccccccccccccgcaggacaGCGCCAAGGCGCGGGCGGGGGACAGGGGCAGCTGACAAAGCGGAGGGCCCAGTAGGGCGGCTGCGATGTGTCAATAGCAGCAAGCGGCTGTGCGAACCCGGGCCGGGCTCCGGCTAAGCGCCCAGGGACTTCCCGGCCCTGGCAGCCGCTGCCCCCCCGCAGGCGGGCTCGGCGCGGGGCTGGCCGAGGCGCGAAGGGTTAACAGCTCGGCGGGTTGCAGCAGCGCTCGAGGTGGGATCCGCCGCAACTGGCATTTGCCTGCACATGACCTGCCAAGCTCCGGTGACAACAGCCCGGGCCGCCGAGGAGCTTCCCACAGTCGCTGCTGCGCGGCGCGCCGAGCTCGCTCTCCGCGGCCGCCGCTGCCCCATTGCCCCGAACCCAGCGGCCGCCGCCCCCCGGGGGCCCGCGATCTCGGCCGGCCGCCTTCCCCCGCAGGTCAGTTTCATTAATGCTTCATTTCCAGGGCTGCCCCGCCCGCCCCCGGCGCCGCCTAGGGCCGCCAGGAGCGCTCCGCTCCCGGCTGGAGTTGCCGTCGGGGGGAATTACAGCCGGGCTGCGCGTGTCTCCCGCAAGCGGGCCTGGCAGAGGGACCGGCCCCAGCTCGGACCTGCGGCTCATTCCCGGCGGGGGACTCGGCGCCTCTTTTCCGGGCTTGCCGTCCAAAGCCGCGCAGCGGGGCACAGGCAGGAGCCGCCACCCAGGCGCGGGGACAGTGCGGCGATCCCCGCTCCCACGCTGCTGCGGCGCATCCTCGTCCCGCCTGGGAGCCCGTCCGCCCCCCTCCGCAGCAGCGAGCTGGGCTGGTGGGAGAGCGGTGCTGCTCGCTCCCTGCGCTTTCCAGGCACAGGTCGGGCGGGCCAGTCATCCTCATTATACACCCCGCTCTGCCGCCGGGGTATGGGGGGGGGTTACATGGGCCGCCCCCGCTCCTCTGTCGCTGCAGGCAGGTGCAGGACTATTAACCCTTCGCCCTTCCGAGCCGCAGCCCACCTGAGCCCTCCTTCTCCCCGCAGCATGGCCCTCCGGCGGCTCGGAGAGGCGCTCTCCAGCACCCCGCCCCTGCAGCgcgccctgctgctgctcctctctctgctcctcGCAGCCCACCTGGCGAAGCTCCtcctgcggcggcggcggcggctggagcCTCCCGGCCCCTTCCCTTGGCCTCTGCTGGGCAACGCggcacagctgggcagcgccCCGCACCTGGCCTTCGCCCGCCTGGCCCGCACCTACGGGGCCGTGTTCCAGCTGcgcctgggcagctggcccgtgGTGGTGCTGAACGGCGAGCGCGCCATCCGCCAGGCGCTCATCCGCCAGGGGGCCGCTTTCGCCGGCCGGCCGCGCTTCGCTTCCTTCCGCCTGGTGTCCGGCGGCCGCAGCCTGGCCTTCGGCGGCTACTCCGAGCTGTGGAAGCTGCAGCGCCGCCTGGCGCACTCCACTGTGCGCGCCTTCTCCACGGGGAGCCCGGCCCCGCGCCGCcggctggagcagcacctgctggGCGAGGCGCGGGCGCTGGTGCGGCTGCTGGTGCGGGGCTGCGCGGGCGGCGCCTTCGTGGACCCGGCGCGCAGCCTGGTGGTGGCGGTGGCCAACGTGATGAGCGCCCTGTGCTTCGGGCGCCGCTACCGGCACAGCGACGCCGAGTTCCTGCGGCTGGTGGGCCGCAATGAGCAGTTCGGCCGCACGGTGGGGGCCGGCAGCCTGGTGGACACGCTGCCCTGGCTCCAGCGCTTCCCTAACCCGGTGCGCGCCGCCTACCGCGCCTTCCGCCAGCTCAACCGCCACTTCTACGGCTTCGTGCGGGGCAAGTTCCTGCAGCACCGCGGCAGCCTGCGCCCCGGGGCCGCTCCGCGCGACCTGCTGGACGCCTTCAtccgcctgcagcagcagcagccgcgcCTGCCGCTGGAGCACGTGCCGGCCACCGTCACCGACATCTTCGGGGCCAGCCAGGACACTCTCTCCACCGCCCTGCAGTGGCTCATCATCTTCCTCATCCGGTGGGTGcgctggggccagggagcagagctgggggcaaaGCCAGGGACGGGGATGAGGGGACACGTTTTGCATCGGGGCCGGAGTCGTGTGTACAGTTCTTGGTCACCCCGGCAGCCCCTAGCCTGCAAGGGGCTGCAAGGGAGATGCTATGATCCCAGCAAGTCATTTTCCCCGGGTGAGTCACCCATTGCATTTCAAGGGTGCTGACCCTGCAGTTTCTCCAAATGCGAGAAACTGCACTGCATACCTTCGGGTAGTGGGGAGATGCATTCCCACTTTCCcctgaaacaaaacacaaagaaaaactaACTGCCAGGGGCCTGATCTCAGGAACCAGCATCCCTGAGAGGGGCCCTCATAGGGTGAGGATATGGGTGAAATgagcttaaagtgcagcaagagaggtttcaGATGGACAAAGGTaggtctcccccgcccccccccaaagtGCCAGGCTGGTTGAGCACAGGAACAAATTAAGGAGgtaggttatggaatctccatcaatggagattcTTAAGAGTAGgtcagataaacatctgtcagggatgatggagGTGGTATCCCTTCTAcctgagttcaggggactggatttgatgacctctccaggttaTAATTCATCTCCCTCAAGGCCCTGAATTCGACTCCTCATAAGGGAAGGATGGTCCCGTGGCTTAGGACAAGAGAGACCTGAGTCTGCTGTGGTCCTGCTGAGTGATTTCAGGTGAATCATTTAGTTTGACGCTATGCTGAATCAATCAATCCACCAATCATCAGTTCATCACATTTGCTggagacatgataaatcaatctctgagTTTACTACCACTGATGGCCGTACACTACcaaaaatgagaagagtagctggcatTGACCCGAGAGCCACCCCGTCAACCTTACTTCGCAAAAGATGCTGTGGTAAACATTTTGACTTCAGCTATGGTATTTGCACAGCTAAAATAGGTAAACAgtgcaggtaagtgtagacaataCCTTAATTCAGCCTCAGTAAAACTGGGATAATGCTGCTTCCCTTCATTAGCAGGATAAAATACATGAGAAACGTTGTGAAGAGAGCTATACAAGAAATAGGTACCACATTTATAGGGAGTGTAGTCCTTACCTACTCCAAATGGGAATGAAACTAGTCCCTTTTACTACACAGTGCTGCTAGGTCAGTCTGACTGTAGCTATTTCTGTCCATCAGGACCCCTTCTGCTTTTTGGAAGGGAGCAGCCTGTGAAAACCTTGtcacaattttatttaaaaattccttAAATCTGCTTCAGAAAACATGGCAGTGATCACCCTCTAGTTCAGGCAAGAGCTTccatcaaaaattaaaataagtttAGAAATACAGAACCTGATTTTGATCTCTCCTGAAAAGGTAGGTGGGGAACAGAGTGcgaaatcagaatcaggcccatctGATGGTTGTTGGTTGCCTCGAGTAGGGTGAGTTTAATATCAGTTTATGAGATGCAGGTTTAAGTTGCCCCACGCCTGTCAGTGTTCTGGGAGAATATATGCTATCAGTTGCCTGAAAAAAGTTTTCctctctgcccagcctggcttcTAAAAATGTGACAGTAAAGTGGTGTCTGTGATCACATAGCAAGTCTCTTGCTTTCCTCACTCCAGTTCCTCAAACCCAATTAGATGCAGCTGTTGGAAAGGATCCATATATAAAAGCCAACTAAAATAAACAGTGCTTATAAACTAATAGGTCTCACTGTCCAGAACATTTTGTGTGACATAAGACAGACATGTTGGAATCCTGCAACCAAAATCTAATATATTAAACATGTTCCATGGACAAATTGGCCCATCATTGCAAGAGTATGCTGAGAGTGCCAGTGATGTGCGAGCATCCAGCAGAACTGATCTGGTTATTAGCTCTTTGTTTCTAGTTGAAAATACACTGAAGGTAGATAACAATCCTGTACTTGTGGGCACTGAAGTACCTTGGTTGTTCATGATTAACTCACACGGAAGCTCTGGGAGAACTGCCAAAAACTGAAGATATTGGAAGTGGGGGAACCAGTGGCACTCTATGCAACATTTATCGAATCCATGAGGAAAGAGGCTaataaaaaggcaacaaaaacaaaccaccaccaaAGTAACAAATTTTACCAGGTCTAGATCAGAGGTTATAGGAACAGTATATTATCTACTTAAGCCAGATGAAGCATTCGTGCACTGTTTTACAAACCATCTACAGTATTATGTTACAGCCATAATAGGCATCTGTATTCTAGGAGCAGTATGATTCATGAAAAACCATCAAAGCTTAGGAACAGGTGAACCTGTTGGCCAGCCCCTGAGTATAAATGCACCAAAATATTCACCTTGCTGAAGATAGTTGGGCTCAACAAAATATCTTATGGTTGGAAGAggctttgaaatagcagtttcctCCTCTCTAGCTCCCAGCCTTTTCTTAGTCATTTGCTCTGTCTGGATAGTCTCTTCCTATGCTCATATGTTCAACCTCTGCTTAAAAAGTAGACATTTGACACCTTAGGTATAGGGATATAATTACTAAAGTTCATATAACCTGTTTGGCATTTTAACTGAAGTGTTTTACATTTGGACTTTTGTTTGGTTTGCAGACATGCATTTCACAAAGCCATCTGACCTCCCAGTCAAAAGAAACATacacaacactttcaaaagatgagctggAAGCTTAAATTCATAATCAAAATATACTGAATGTATGGGTTATTTATAACAATGTGTAATCCATTAATTTCCCTTTTAGACCTACAACCAGAGCAGTGGTAATGGGCTACTTCACCTTGAATAGTCCCTTAGAAAATCTGCAACTTCTGCTAAACTATCTGTTTGACCTTGTGTTTAGCTGTGATAATCTGAATATCTTTCCCAAACTTGAGGAAAAGCCCTGTGTACTTTGAAAGTTCGTCTCGCACCAATAGAAGTTCAATAAGAAGATATTCTCTCATTCATTTTGCCTGTCATGCAACCATACGGAGGTACAGTAGGGAGGAAAAGAACATGAACATGAACAGACCCACCTTGACAAGTTAAAAATCAGAAATTCAAAATATATATGTGGGACAACAGTAGAGCTCTGTTGCTTTTAGGGAGGGAAGGAATgagtattaaaaaataaattaaccaGGAGATCAGTGCCTGTTTGTTCCTCTAAGATGTTCGTTTGCTTTATAATCACTATAAGAACTCTTTCTTCAAGCCTGtataacttgaaataatttttgcTCACAATCCTAAATACACCGCAGTACTGAGCGGAAAAAAAGTGGTTTTAATATTAATTAGTAAATACCCATACAGGTGGGAGTGCTCGTGAACTTTCCTATTTTGATAATTTCAGTTAAACATTTGTTTTAGTTTAAAAAGCAATACATATGACTCTACTCAATGTGTGATATAGTCCTGTGCATGTTAATTCAAATGCCAATGCAAACAGATTTATAGATTACATATAGAGTTGAAACTGAATTTCCACCGTGTGAGAAGTTCCTGCTTTTGGTGAGGCTGGAGGGATATGAGGGGATGTAATTCTGCTTTAGAATGAAACATGGACATTTTGTAGTTTCCTACAAAACAAAAATTctagaaaagaaaattaatttgggAAGTATCGTTTCAatctcttttgttttaaattttatattgcattaaaatatattaatattgCATATGTATAATATTAAATGTCACATTTTACTATAGCAGTCTAAATTGTAATGTTATTGAAAAAAATCGTTGTGAACACTTGCATAATTAACATGTTTGCCTGAAGTCTTTTATTTTGACAAAACTTCATTTGaaaattgtggggaaaaaaaaaactgagcagCTCTAGCTTTTAAAAGAATCACATTTAACTAACCTGTTTGAAAATGTCAGTAATACTTGCAGACATGACTTGTGTGCATTTTTAAATCCCAACAGATATCCAAAGGTGCAGGTTAAAATGCAAGAAGAAGTGGATAAGGTTGTTGGCAGAGATCGCTTACCCTGTGCTGAAGATGAACCTCATTTGCCCTATGTTGTAGCTTTTCTTTATGAATCCATGCGTTTCAGCAGCTTTGTGCCAGTCACAATTCCACATGCCACCACGGTAGACACCTCCATAATGGGCTATGTCATTCCAAAAGATACAGTCATATTCATCAACCAGTGGTCAGTGAATCATGACCCAGAAAAATGGACCGACCCAGAGGACTTTGAGCCAACAAGATTCCTCGATGAGAACGGATTCCTTAACAAAGATCTTACCAGCAGCGTGATGATATTTTCATTGGGTAAACGCAGGTGCATTGGAGAGGAGTTATCCAAGTTGCAGCTGTTTCTCTTTACCTCTGTACTGGTACATCAGTGTCATTTTATTGCTAATCCAAAGGAGGACTCTAAAATGGATTTTACCTATGGGTTGACCATTAAACCTAAGCCATTTACAGTTAATGTCACTCTTCGGGATACTATGGATTTGCTAGATAAAGCTGTCCAAAGATTTCAAGCAGAGAAGACAGCAAGTGAAAGTTACCTGTCAGCAAATATATGAACACTGATGTTTGAATGAAATAGAAAATAGAGGCAGGAATCTCCTTAAGTCTAAAAAGAGAAAGTAAAATGCGCTGTGCTGGTGAGCACTCTGTAACATACTAAGTGCCACAAAACACTGAGGGGTGGAACTGCCCAAGCATTAAGCAGGTCCTCTATTTTTAATTGTGTAAAGAGAGCCAGGGGAGCCTTACAAATATATTAAATGCTGAATTAAAGGCAGAGGTACGTGGCTTGAAAGTAAATTTATTGGTGGATACAAGAAAGGAAAAAACCGgttattttaaaacacttttcaTTAAGTGCCTGGCTGGAGTATCTCAGACACCCCATGCATAACCCTCTCTATGTCTCTTTGCATCTCTCTCAGCCCTAATTTACTTTCAAAGACTCTACCTCCCAAAGGAAAATGATGTATGGAAAGAGGTACCTCGATTGTTGGAACCAGATTCTGCAAGTGCGCTATGGAAGGAGCTTATGTTGTGTCCTGGGATGTCTTTCAGTGCCTTGACGCTAAACATTCAACTAAAGCTTGGGAAAATGCCAAGCTTGCCTTCCGCATTCCAAAGTATTTAAAATAGAACTCAAAAAACTTGTTTCTGAGCACAAcagaattttgaaatgtgttttataATCTACGTGTGAACAAATGGAATGTATTGAACTATTTCATTGCCTTGCAAGCAGAAAGATTAAAATTGGTAAGTCACCAAATGGCACACATGAAATAAAATCCATTAATTTATTCATAAGCAGAAGCAAATGTACAgatcaaaaggaaaaataatagaTATTTTAATTAGGAAACCTACATAATTATGGCCTTTTCTGATgctgtatatttattttattttcttattctCTCAGCATAAAAGCTTGTGCCCAATCATTCCAGTCTTTAGGCATATGCCAACACTTAATCATGTGATCAGTCTCATTAAAATTCACATAGGTTTGCTGGAGGACTTTTGTCCTAGAACTTTTGTGCCCCTAAGCTTAAATAATGTGTGGAATAGATAGTTAGATTCTTGTATTCAGTCTATTAGCCTGAGTTAAAATTATGTCTATGATAGTTCATATTCTATTCACATATCTGCTTCCAACAGGAACACAAAATAACGGGAGTTAGTTTGGGCCTATAAATTGTAATTTGAACATTTTATAATTTTCATTATTTCACAAAACTTTAGTATTTCAAATAAAGAGTTGTGATCAGCAGTTAAGTAAATCATATATGAGAAGTACTTCAGTCTAAAATTACCATGTGCTGCTTATATATAGGATAATGAACAACACTCAGAGAGCCTGCCTATTAATACATAAAAGTGCAGACCTGTGAAGTGTTGGACACCTCCTATGAGACACAAACTGCCCTCCCCTCTAAATGAAATCTATTCATGTTAGGGGCATTCAGCAGATTGCTTGAGATACCCTATCACAAAGTCAAACCATGTGGTATATAGAGGAATATAGGTCTTGTGCTATAAACAGGAAGTCAGTGGGGCTACTTGAGAGAGTGAGAACTGCTCACACAAGTAGGTGACAGTCTTACCCTCTATTGATAGCAAAGTTAAAACTCACATTGGTGTTGGATGGGAGCAATGTTGAAGACCTGATCCCACTGAAGTACATAGGagctttgccattaacttcaaagaAATGTGTATCTGGGTTTTAAAGCATTGCCCCTAAACCCAGATGTAGTGACACTCGTGACTCAAACATCTGATTTTTTAGGGAATATATGTTCatatttttcaaaactaaacataaAAAGCCTTTGATTTTAAAGATCTAAAAAGGGGTATCCTTCAGGTACTTTGTGGATTATATAAAATCTTTGATCTCCCAGAACTTAGCCTGTATCTGTGAAATTCTGTATAAACACTTAACATTCAAATTTGGTTCGATATTAGATGAAATCTTACCTCCATATTTATCACTTATACTTTTGTATGTCCATAAAAAGGCTCTAACCTTCAACAGAGAAGATTCTCTAATTCAAGGATCATGGTGTTCTATTTcattcaaaatatcttttttgtaATTTTGTACATCTCCCAAAAGCTTTAATATATCTGACTTCTAACATGACTGTTATTCATACACCTGAAATTGATTTGTATGGATGGCTGTGACCAGATGATGGGCAATATAAATGCTTGTCAAATATGTGCATAATACAATGCATATAAAATTCTTTAAGTTTATTAATACTCATATAGAGTGTGTGCCATTCTGAAACAGTTCATCTTTGTGATCATTTTAAAGGTGGATCACTGTATTaccaaaatattaaataaacattATTCTTACAACAAAACTGCTTAGTTGACACTTTTTTGAGGATTTGaatcagtgttctctctaattttctcatccgtgtgcagaataaattttattatgttcaTTGAGAcatttgcagatgtgcaccaccagtagaaacatgctgctggttgtgggtgctctgctaatcagttggatgTCATTATTTTAACAtcgcctgggtggctgcccaagtgctctgcttTCAGGTAACACTGATTTTGGTTGAACAAAACCATTATTTCTTCCCATGCTTAACTTAGGAAAGTCAAGTGACAGCCTGGCCCCCTGGAGTTAGGCCAAAGAAATGCTTTGTCCCTGCTAGACTGCAGTGACCTAAATATTTTCCCCTTGGATAAAGGCATAATCAGTTTGGGCTTTTATTCTTCTggtcttttttcatttttcctctttcaCTATCTTTTCTCCCCTCCTTTCATCCATGGGTTCCATCCAATCTCTTGATCTGTCCACTTGGTCTTTTTCCTCCCCACAATTTCCTGGGGCTCAGACCCTTCTGAATTCCTGAGCCCAGGGGTAGTTGCCCTCCctaccttctccccacccccaatgggTCTGATAACAAGGATTACATTCTTGGGGGATTTCCAGGAGAAGAGCTACTTCAGTTATTGTACTTTGTCCATGAGTCTGAAGGGTCATCATGACACCCAGACCTCAACGCATCAGTGTGGACCTCTGACCATCAGCCATATATATGTGAAAGCTCTCCATCTTCCCTTCCcttgtgttttcctttttctctctcactagCTCCCTTACTATTCACTCAGCTATCCATCTGGTCCTGAGACCAGCCATACCCCATAGTACCAACATAAGCCATCTCATGTCATCTCCTTCTGCCCAGCCTGAGATGGACCAGTAAAGGAGGGGGACTTGACCAGACCAGCCAACAATATCCGAGACTGCAGAAAGGAGCCAGAGCAAAAGCTACCCTAGCTGCCCTCATGTGACTTGTCTAATTGCTTTGAACTTCATGAACATAAATGCTGCATTTCTCCACCTTTAcaatctccctcccttccccttgtgTCTATTTTGTCAAAGGCAAGGAAAAGTTATCATTTATAATTCAGAATTGAAGAACTAATCTTTTCTTCTCCAGTAGGAAGGAATGCTAGAGAAATAAAACTAACTCAGTGGTTTTCAGATG encodes the following:
- the CYP1B1 gene encoding cytochrome P450 1B1 isoform X1 — encoded protein: MTCQAPVTTARAAEELPTVAAARRAELALRGRRCPIAPNPAAAAPRGPAISAGRLPPQVSFINASFPGLPRPPPAPPRAARSAPLPAGVAVGGNYSRAARVSRKRAWQRDRPQLGPAAHSRRGTRRLFSGLAVQSRAAGHRQEPPPRRGDSAAIPAPTLLRRILVPPGSPSAPLRSSELGWWESGAARSLRFPGTGRAGQSSSLYTPLCRRGMGGGYMGRPRSSVAAGRCRTINPSPFRAAAHLSPPSPRSMALRRLGEALSSTPPLQRALLLLLSLLLAAHLAKLLLRRRRRLEPPGPFPWPLLGNAAQLGSAPHLAFARLARTYGAVFQLRLGSWPVVVLNGERAIRQALIRQGAAFAGRPRFASFRLVSGGRSLAFGGYSELWKLQRRLAHSTVRAFSTGSPAPRRRLEQHLLGEARALVRLLVRGCAGGAFVDPARSLVVAVANVMSALCFGRRYRHSDAEFLRLVGRNEQFGRTVGAGSLVDTLPWLQRFPNPVRAAYRAFRQLNRHFYGFVRGKFLQHRGSLRPGAAPRDLLDAFIRLQQQQPRLPLEHVPATVTDIFGASQDTLSTALQWLIIFLIRYPKVQVKMQEEVDKVVGRDRLPCAEDEPHLPYVVAFLYESMRFSSFVPVTIPHATTVDTSIMGYVIPKDTVIFINQWSVNHDPEKWTDPEDFEPTRFLDENGFLNKDLTSSVMIFSLGKRRCIGEELSKLQLFLFTSVLVHQCHFIANPKEDSKMDFTYGLTIKPKPFTVNVTLRDTMDLLDKAVQRFQAEKTASESYLSANI
- the CYP1B1 gene encoding cytochrome P450 1B1 isoform X2, with the translated sequence MALRRLGEALSSTPPLQRALLLLLSLLLAAHLAKLLLRRRRRLEPPGPFPWPLLGNAAQLGSAPHLAFARLARTYGAVFQLRLGSWPVVVLNGERAIRQALIRQGAAFAGRPRFASFRLVSGGRSLAFGGYSELWKLQRRLAHSTVRAFSTGSPAPRRRLEQHLLGEARALVRLLVRGCAGGAFVDPARSLVVAVANVMSALCFGRRYRHSDAEFLRLVGRNEQFGRTVGAGSLVDTLPWLQRFPNPVRAAYRAFRQLNRHFYGFVRGKFLQHRGSLRPGAAPRDLLDAFIRLQQQQPRLPLEHVPATVTDIFGASQDTLSTALQWLIIFLIRYPKVQVKMQEEVDKVVGRDRLPCAEDEPHLPYVVAFLYESMRFSSFVPVTIPHATTVDTSIMGYVIPKDTVIFINQWSVNHDPEKWTDPEDFEPTRFLDENGFLNKDLTSSVMIFSLGKRRCIGEELSKLQLFLFTSVLVHQCHFIANPKEDSKMDFTYGLTIKPKPFTVNVTLRDTMDLLDKAVQRFQAEKTASESYLSANI